Proteins encoded within one genomic window of Halorussus salilacus:
- a CDS encoding ABC transporter ATP-binding protein — MGSGEPNLDEPVLSVENFRKTYGDGEVVAVDDVSFSVESGTVVGLLGPNGAGKTSTIKSALGIVIPDRGEIRLNGVDVHEDHRKAYENVSAVLEGARNVYWRLTVVENLSFFASLQGIDPREAREEHEQLLELLGIADKRDEVVRNLSRGMKQKTALACALARQTPVLFLDEPTLGLDVEASYDLRRELERLVEQENRTVILSSHDMDVVQDLCDRVIIMDDGEIVTDERVDDLVDLFRTQAYEVTVGDRVSGRLRSELEREFDAGSWDERADRTVFEVSLRDPDRFYDLTDALRDAGATLLSVSAVEPDLESVFLEVTNRVDEEAVPGTDDETTPPVEGRP; from the coding sequence ATGGGTAGTGGAGAACCGAACCTCGACGAACCCGTCCTCTCGGTCGAGAACTTCAGGAAGACCTACGGGGACGGCGAGGTGGTCGCGGTCGACGACGTCTCGTTCTCCGTCGAGTCGGGCACCGTCGTGGGACTGCTCGGGCCGAACGGCGCGGGCAAGACTTCGACCATCAAGTCGGCGCTGGGCATCGTCATCCCCGACCGAGGGGAGATTCGGCTGAACGGCGTCGACGTTCACGAGGACCACCGGAAGGCCTACGAGAACGTCAGCGCGGTGCTGGAGGGCGCGCGCAACGTCTACTGGCGGCTGACCGTGGTGGAGAACCTCTCGTTTTTCGCCAGCCTCCAAGGCATCGACCCGAGGGAGGCCCGCGAGGAACACGAACAGCTCCTCGAACTCCTCGGCATCGCCGACAAGCGCGACGAGGTGGTCCGGAACCTCTCGCGCGGGATGAAGCAGAAGACGGCGCTGGCGTGCGCGCTCGCGCGCCAGACCCCCGTCCTGTTCCTCGACGAGCCGACGCTCGGCCTCGACGTGGAAGCGTCCTACGACCTCCGACGCGAACTCGAACGGCTCGTCGAACAGGAGAACCGGACCGTGATACTCAGCAGCCACGACATGGACGTGGTTCAGGACCTCTGTGACCGAGTCATCATCATGGACGACGGCGAGATAGTCACCGACGAGCGAGTCGACGACTTGGTCGACCTGTTCCGGACGCAGGCGTACGAGGTTACGGTTGGCGACCGCGTCTCGGGTCGGCTCCGGTCCGAACTCGAACGCGAGTTCGACGCTGGGTCGTGGGACGAGCGCGCCGACCGGACGGTGTTCGAGGTGTCGCTCCGGGACCCCGACCGGTTCTACGACCTGACCGACGCGCTCCGTGACGCTGGCGCGACGTTGCTGTCGGTGTCGGCGGTCGAACCCGACCTCGAATCGGTGTTCCTCGAAGTGACCAACCGGGTCGACGAGGAGGCCGTTCCGGGTACCGACGACGAGACGACCCCGCCGGTGGAGGGTCGGCCGTGA
- a CDS encoding ABC transporter permease — protein sequence MSASHIYLFARASLYKSLILMRRYLFNTLSQILTGYLFFVLLFFGGRQIAPTAIDSSIEGIIVGYFLWMLIMSAYSSIAGDITREAQWGTLEQLYMSPLGITSVVGIKTVVNVFVSLLISGILLGLMLVTTGEYLALDLLTVVPITVLTLTPAVGLGYVFGGLALLYKRVENAFRILQFVFIGLIAAPVGQFPALKVAPFSLGSALLQDAMGGGARLWELPAGDLALLVGVAVAYLLAGYLAFRHIQREARRRGVLGDY from the coding sequence GTGAGCGCCTCGCACATTTACCTGTTCGCCCGCGCGTCGCTGTACAAGTCGCTCATCCTGATGCGCCGGTACCTCTTCAACACCCTGAGCCAGATTCTGACGGGGTATCTCTTCTTCGTCCTGCTGTTCTTCGGCGGGCGACAGATAGCGCCGACCGCCATCGACTCGTCCATCGAGGGCATCATCGTCGGCTACTTCCTCTGGATGCTGATAATGAGCGCCTACTCGTCGATAGCGGGCGACATCACCCGGGAGGCCCAGTGGGGGACCCTCGAACAGCTCTACATGTCCCCGCTGGGCATCACCTCCGTCGTCGGGATAAAGACGGTGGTGAACGTCTTCGTCAGCCTGCTGATCAGCGGAATCCTGCTCGGACTGATGCTGGTGACGACCGGCGAGTACCTCGCCCTCGACCTGCTCACGGTGGTCCCGATAACGGTGCTGACACTCACGCCCGCCGTCGGGCTCGGCTACGTCTTCGGCGGTCTCGCGCTCCTCTACAAGCGCGTCGAGAACGCGTTCCGCATCCTTCAGTTCGTGTTCATCGGCCTCATCGCCGCGCCGGTCGGCCAGTTCCCCGCGCTGAAGGTCGCGCCGTTCTCGCTCGGTAGCGCGCTCCTCCAAGACGCCATGGGCGGCGGCGCGCGTCTCTGGGAGCTTCCGGCGGGCGACCTCGCGCTGTTGGTCGGGGTCGCGGTCGCGTACCTCCTCGCGGGCTATCTCGCGTTCCGGCACATCCAGCGCGAAGCGCGGCGTCGCGGCGTGCTGGGCGACTACTAA
- a CDS encoding NADH-quinone oxidoreductase subunit N, which yields MAYQLPAWAALAPTLVLVATALVLFLIDSIDPDSENRALLAGVSVLGSLAAAGFAVWFLLAGTGDEPISLYADTLVVDTMTLFFAFVFASVTALVSVASYDYMRDHSYQGEYYALVMLAATGMTLMPAANSLAVVFVSLELSSLPSYALVAILKKNRGSVEAGLKYFLIGALSSSILAYGISLVYGASGSLLLPEVAGAAGTEGLTGVLGIGVLMILGGFAFKTASVPFHFWAPEAYEGAPAPISAFLSSASKAAGFAVAFRVFTVAFPVDAYLASIDWVLAVQILAVVTMTLGNFAAATQDTVKRMLAYSSVGHAGYALIGLAALSGGNDQFVLGASMTHLLVYGFMNTGAFLFIALAEYWSVGRTFEDYNGLAKQAPFACVAMTVFMFSLAGLPPFGGFLSKYFLFAGAVGAGFWWLAAVGAINSALSLYYYSRVVKAMWIEEPTREFDIESKPVGLYAAIVAAAVATVLLLPGFAPVWEFAQSAAGALVA from the coding sequence ATGGCGTACCAACTTCCCGCGTGGGCGGCGCTGGCACCGACGCTGGTGCTCGTCGCCACCGCACTGGTGTTGTTCCTGATCGATAGCATCGACCCCGACTCGGAGAACCGCGCGTTGCTCGCGGGCGTCTCGGTCCTCGGGTCGCTCGCCGCGGCCGGGTTCGCGGTGTGGTTCCTGCTCGCGGGGACCGGCGACGAGCCCATCAGCCTCTACGCCGACACGCTCGTGGTGGACACGATGACGCTGTTCTTCGCGTTCGTGTTCGCGAGCGTGACCGCGCTGGTCTCGGTCGCCAGTTACGACTACATGCGCGACCACTCCTATCAGGGCGAGTACTACGCGCTGGTGATGCTGGCGGCGACCGGGATGACGCTGATGCCCGCCGCGAACAGCCTCGCGGTGGTGTTCGTCAGCCTCGAACTCTCCAGCCTGCCGTCGTACGCGCTGGTCGCGATACTCAAGAAGAACCGCGGTAGCGTCGAGGCGGGACTCAAGTACTTCCTCATCGGCGCGCTGTCGTCGTCGATCCTCGCGTACGGTATCAGCCTCGTCTACGGGGCCAGCGGCTCGCTGTTGCTCCCCGAGGTCGCTGGCGCGGCCGGAACCGAGGGTCTGACGGGCGTGCTGGGCATCGGCGTCCTGATGATACTGGGCGGGTTCGCGTTCAAGACCGCGAGCGTCCCGTTCCACTTCTGGGCCCCCGAGGCCTACGAGGGCGCGCCCGCGCCCATCTCGGCGTTCCTCTCGTCGGCCTCCAAGGCCGCCGGGTTCGCCGTGGCGTTCCGGGTGTTCACCGTGGCGTTCCCCGTGGATGCGTACCTCGCGAGCATCGACTGGGTGCTCGCGGTCCAGATTCTCGCCGTCGTCACGATGACGCTCGGTAACTTCGCCGCCGCCACGCAGGACACGGTCAAGCGGATGCTCGCGTACTCGTCGGTCGGCCACGCTGGCTACGCCCTCATCGGGCTGGCGGCGCTGTCGGGCGGCAACGACCAGTTCGTGCTGGGCGCGAGCATGACCCACCTGCTGGTCTACGGCTTCATGAACACCGGCGCGTTCCTGTTCATCGCGCTGGCGGAGTACTGGTCGGTCGGCCGCACGTTCGAGGACTACAACGGCCTCGCCAAGCAGGCCCCGTTCGCGTGCGTCGCGATGACCGTGTTCATGTTCAGCCTCGCTGGGCTCCCGCCGTTCGGCGGCTTCCTGAGCAAGTACTTCCTGTTCGCGGGCGCGGTCGGCGCGGGCTTCTGGTGGCTCGCGGCGGTCGGTGCCATCAACAGCGCGCTGTCGCTGTACTACTACTCGCGGGTCGTCAAGGCGATGTGGATCGAGGAGCCGACCCGGGAGTTCGACATCGAGTCCAAGCCGGTCGGCCTCTACGCCGCCATCGTGGCGGCCGCAGTCGCCACCGTCCTGCTCCTGCCCGGGTTCGCCCCGGTCTGGGAGTTCGCCCAGAGCGCCGCCGGGGCGCTCGTGGCGTAG
- a CDS encoding DHH family phosphoesterase, whose product MVSRLVLGCGTDGQALIEAIADAPGSLLVVDESENRVDALRDEGVSARRADPTDPEVVGEAADDPEVVVVAGGESSANRRATELAADLFPNAYILAFVGDDPSDEDRHAMARLASKVVDPKRALAEKALSVSTGEAAFRTANLRRTLRRIDGKLGVFMHDNPDPDAIASAVALSRVAEAVGVEAEACYFGDISHQENRAFVNLLDIDLRNFEAGADLSEFAGIALVDHSRPGVNDQLPPDTPVDVVVDHHPPKEPVEATFVDLRSDVGATSTLLTEHLQRLGIDLTEDVATGLLYGIRVDTKDFSREVSTADFEAASYLLPRADVSMLERVESPSVSADTFETIARAIRNRRIEGTVLASCVGSLSDRDALAQAADQLLNMDRVTTTLVYGFRDGTVYVSARARGTDVDLGETLRAAFGQIGSAGGHADMAGAQISLGLLGEVEAEEESSLADVVSDVVTDRFFETIQSAPSADSEYAPGGETSFDPPVAEPED is encoded by the coding sequence ATGGTCTCCCGGCTGGTGCTGGGGTGTGGCACCGACGGACAGGCGCTCATCGAGGCGATAGCCGACGCGCCCGGGAGCCTGCTGGTAGTCGACGAGAGCGAGAATCGGGTCGACGCGCTGCGCGACGAGGGGGTCTCGGCGCGCCGGGCCGACCCGACCGACCCCGAGGTGGTCGGCGAGGCGGCCGACGACCCGGAGGTCGTGGTCGTGGCGGGCGGCGAGTCGTCGGCCAACCGCCGGGCGACCGAACTCGCGGCCGACCTGTTTCCGAACGCCTACATCCTCGCGTTCGTCGGCGACGACCCCAGCGACGAGGACAGGCACGCGATGGCCCGACTCGCGTCGAAGGTGGTCGACCCCAAGCGGGCGCTCGCCGAGAAGGCCCTGTCGGTCTCGACCGGCGAGGCGGCGTTCCGGACCGCGAACCTCCGCCGGACCCTCCGGCGGATCGACGGCAAGCTGGGGGTGTTCATGCACGACAACCCCGACCCCGACGCCATCGCGAGCGCGGTGGCGCTCTCGCGGGTCGCCGAGGCGGTCGGGGTCGAGGCCGAGGCCTGCTACTTCGGCGACATCTCCCACCAGGAGAACCGGGCGTTCGTCAACCTCCTCGACATCGACCTGCGGAACTTCGAGGCGGGCGCAGACCTCTCGGAGTTCGCGGGCATCGCGCTCGTCGACCACTCCCGGCCGGGCGTCAACGACCAGTTGCCCCCCGACACCCCTGTCGACGTGGTCGTCGACCACCACCCGCCCAAGGAACCGGTCGAGGCGACGTTCGTCGACCTCCGCAGCGACGTGGGCGCGACCTCGACCCTGCTGACCGAGCACCTCCAGCGCCTCGGTATCGACCTCACCGAGGACGTGGCGACCGGCCTGCTGTACGGCATCCGGGTCGACACCAAGGACTTCTCGCGGGAGGTCTCGACCGCCGACTTCGAGGCGGCCTCCTACCTCCTGCCCCGCGCCGACGTGTCGATGCTGGAGCGAGTCGAGAGCCCGTCGGTCAGCGCCGACACCTTCGAGACCATCGCCCGGGCCATCCGCAACCGCCGCATCGAGGGCACCGTGCTGGCCTCGTGCGTGGGGTCGCTGTCGGACCGCGACGCGCTGGCGCAGGCGGCCGACCAGCTGCTCAACATGGACCGGGTCACGACCACGCTGGTCTACGGCTTCAGGGACGGCACGGTGTACGTCTCCGCGCGGGCGCGGGGCACCGACGTCGACCTCGGCGAGACCCTTCGGGCGGCGTTCGGCCAGATCGGGAGCGCGGGCGGCCACGCCGACATGGCGGGCGCGCAAATCTCGCTGGGCCTGCTCGGCGAGGTCGAAGCCGAGGAGGAGTCGTCGCTCGCCGACGTGGTCAGCGACGTCGTCACCGACCGCTTCTTCGAGACGATCCAGTCTGCTCCCAGCGCCGACAGTGAGTACGCGCCCGGCGGCGAGACCTCCTTCGACCCGCCGGTGGCCGAACCGGAGGACTGA
- a CDS encoding CBS domain-containing ParB/RepB/Spo0J family partition protein, translated as MDVAAVSDGGTASGNAKVKDYMTRDVATVSPDDTVEAVSRRIAESDEHNGFPVCDGRRVEGFVTARDMLLADPNEPIFKVMSQELIVAHPDMKVDDAARVILRSGIQKLPVVDDAGNLVGIISNTDVIRSQIERATPEKVGKLMRTLESIHDTEVTQTRREVPLHDLTPTQGKVYADELEGRTYELERGLAEPLVVIEHDARDGGNLLLADGHHRALAADRLDIEEMDAYVIEVDESVELGMAKTAAKEGLETIDDVNVVDYARHPLVETTKRLQ; from the coding sequence ATGGACGTGGCGGCAGTGTCCGACGGCGGAACCGCCAGCGGGAACGCGAAGGTCAAAGACTACATGACCCGCGACGTGGCGACGGTGTCGCCCGACGACACCGTCGAAGCGGTGTCGCGTCGCATCGCCGAGAGCGACGAGCACAACGGCTTTCCCGTCTGCGACGGGCGGCGCGTCGAGGGGTTCGTCACGGCCCGGGACATGCTGTTGGCCGACCCCAACGAGCCCATCTTCAAGGTGATGAGTCAGGAGCTCATCGTCGCCCACCCCGATATGAAGGTCGACGACGCCGCCCGGGTCATCCTCCGGTCGGGCATCCAGAAGCTCCCCGTGGTCGACGACGCGGGCAACCTCGTGGGTATCATCTCGAACACCGACGTGATTCGCTCGCAGATAGAGCGCGCGACCCCCGAGAAGGTCGGCAAGCTGATGCGGACCCTCGAATCCATCCACGACACCGAGGTCACCCAGACCCGCCGGGAGGTCCCCCTCCACGACCTCACCCCGACGCAGGGGAAGGTGTACGCCGACGAGCTCGAGGGCCGGACCTACGAACTCGAACGCGGGCTGGCCGAACCGCTGGTGGTCATCGAACACGACGCCCGGGACGGCGGGAACCTCCTGCTGGCCGACGGCCACCACCGGGCGCTGGCGGCCGACCGCCTCGACATCGAGGAGATGGACGCCTACGTCATCGAAGTCGACGAATCGGTCGAGCTCGGAATGGCGAAGACAGCCGCCAAAGAGGGGCTAGAGACCATCGACGACGTGAACGTGGTCGACTACGCCCGCCATCCACTGGTGGAGACCACGAAGCGGTTGCAGTAG